In Deinococcus metallilatus, the sequence GCCGGCTCCCCACCGGGCGCGTCTGGCCGCTCGCGCTGATCGCGGCGGGGGCGCTCGGGAACGCCTTGGACGGCCTGACTCGCGGTGCGGTCGTCGATTACCTCACTGCCCCCGTGCTGGACGTGGTCGCGCGGCCGCTGACGGGCCGCCCCTTTCCCATCTTCAACCTGTCGGACGTGCTGGTCTGTACGGGCACCCTCTGGCTGCTGCTGCACGCCCGGCGGATGGAACGCCGCGCTGGACATTCCGCCTCTGACCGGTGTGCTACCTCTCAACCCAAGGAGAATTCATGAACCGAACTGTCCTGCTGACCCTGCCCGCCCTGCTCGCGCTTGCCTCCTGCAACCGGGGAGGCGGTGAGATTGAGGGCGTCCAGAGCTTCCAGAACAAGGGGGGAGCCCACCAGGAGGGGCGCATCACCTACGCGCAGACGCCCCCGGCGGGCGGACCCCACAACCCCGCCTGGCAGAACTGCGGCGTGTACGACCGCCCGCTCTACGACGAGTACGCCGTGCACAGCCTGGAGCACGGGGCGGTGTGGCTCAGCTACCAGCCGGGCCTGCCCGCCGATCAGGTCGGGGCCCTGAAGACACTGGTGGAGGGACGCTCCTACACCCTGCTCTCGCCCCACGAGTCGCAGAAGGCCCCCCTCGTCCTCACGGCCTGGAACAGGCAGCTCGTGGTGCAGGACGTCTCGGACCCCCGGGTGAAGCAGTTCCTCCAGACGTATGAGCAGGGGGGCGAAGCCCCGGAGATCGGGGCCTCATGCAGCGGCGCGTACAACGGCACGGTCTAACCGCCTGGGCGGGTGGGGTGCTGGCCGCGGCGGTCCTCGGCGTGGGCGCGGCCGTCACTTGGCCCCGCCCGCCCGCCGAGGGGAGTTCCGAGGTCAGCTTTGCCCGGGACATGAGCGCGCACCATGCGCAGGCCGTGGACATGAGCGTGACGCTGGTCAAGCGGGCGGCGGACCCGGCGATCCGGCTGCTGGCTCAGGACATCCTGCTGGGGCAGCAGGCGCAGATCGGGCAGATGCAGGGCTGGCTGATGGCCTGGGGGCGCCCGCTGGCGGGCCGGGAGGCCCCGATGGCGGGCATGGACCGCGCCCGCATGGGCCTGGCGTCTGACGGGGACGTGCGGCAGCTCCGGCACCTCCCCGTCAACACGGCGCAGACCCGCTACCTGGTCTTGATGCGCCGCCACCATCAGGGGGGCGTGGCGATGGCGAAGTCGGCCCTGACGACCGTGAAGCGCCCGGAGGTCCGGGCCTTCGCCGAGCGGGTGGTGGCGGCCCAGACCTCGGAGATTCAGGCCATCGACGCGCTGCTCGGGAAGCGCATGGCGGGGGGGGAAGCCCAACCGGAAATGCAGCCGGAGATGGACGGCATGACCCATGAGTGAGCACGGGCACAGCCACGGCGCGAACGCCAGCGCGCGGCAGCTCCGCCTGGCCCTCGCCCTGACCGGCACGTTCCTGGTCGTCGAGGTCATCTACGGCTTCCTGTCGGGCAGCCTGGCGCTCCTCTCGGACGCCGGGCACATGCTGACCGACGTGATGGCGCTGGTCCTGTCGCTCTTCGCGATTCGGATCGGCCAGCGGGCGGCGGACGGGCAGCGCACCTTCGGGTACCGCCGGGCCGAGATCCTGGCGGCGGCCGTGAACGCCGGGGCGCTGTTCGCCATCGGGCTGTACATCCTCTTCGAGGCGTACCGCCGGTTGCGCGAGCCGGTGGAGGTGCAGAGTACCACCATGCTGGTCGTGGCCGTCCTCGGGCTGATCGTGAACCTGATCAGCGCGCGCCTGCTCGCCTCGGGCAGCGAACACAGCCTGAACGTGAAGTCCGCGTACCTGGAGGTCATGGGAGACTTGCTGGGCTCGGTGGCCGTGATCGTGGGAGCGCTGGTGATCCGCTTCACGGGCCTGACCTGGGTGGACCCGGTGCTGGGCGCCTTGATCGGGCTGTGGGTCCTGCCGCGCACCTGGGTTCTGCTCAGGGCCAGCGTGAACGTGCTGCTCGAAGGGGTGCCGGAGGGCGTGAACCTGGACCGCCTGCGGGCGGAACTCGCGGCCCTGCCCGGCGTGCGGGAGGTGCACGACCTGCACGTCTGGAGCGTGACCAGCGGCCTGCACAGCCTCACCGCCCACCTGGTGGTGGCGGGCCAGCCGGCGGCGGACCTGCTGCCCAGGGTTCATGCCATTGCCGAGCGCCACGGCATCGAGCACAGCACGGTGCAGGTGGAACCCCCGGACACCCACGCCGGACACAAGGACCACCTTCACCCGTGAAGCGGCGGCGGCAGGCCGACCTGCTGGTCCAGGCCAACGGGCTGACGGACGTCGCGCTGGCGGTCGCCACCTTCCGCCACCAGCATGTCGCGCTGGGCCTGGCGTACGGCGGTCTCGGACTGGTCTGGCTGCTGAGCGCCGTCCGGCAGTGGCGCTGGCACCCCCGGCCCGCCGACCTGCGGCGCCTGGCCGTCGGCCTCGGCCTGGCCCTGCTGCTGCTCCTGGCCGAACTGCTGTCCTTCTTTTAAAGGAGCCCCTCATGCGCGAGCCTCACCATGTCTGATGCCCTCCCGTCCGAACTGGAGCGGCGCGAGACCAAACAGCACCTGCTGCGGTCGCTGGGTCCCGGCCTGATCACCGGCGCCTCCGACGACGATCCCAGCGGCATCGCCACCTCTTCCCAGGTGGGCGCCCAGTTCGGGTCCGGCCTGCGGTGGTCGATGCTGTTCTCCTCCCCGTGGATGGCCACCATTCAAGAGGTCAGTGCCCGGCTGGGGCGGGTCACCGGCCACGGCATCGGCGGGAACCTGCGCCGCCACGACCCGCCGGGGTGGCTGTGGAGTGTCACGGCCCTCCTGATCGTCGCCAACATCATCAACCTGGGCGCGGACAGTGGGGCGGTCCGCCCTGTGCGGGTCGCGGCCCCCCGCTCTCGCCCTCGACCTTCCCCCTTCCGGAAAGGAGAACTGTTCCTATGACCGCTCCCCCCACCCGTCCCGTCTGGCAGTCCCTCCTGTGGGCACTCCTGGCCGTCACCCTGCTGCTGGGCGGCGCCTGGGCCTACGCCCGGCTGAAAAACCCCTTCCCCTTCTACGGCACGGTGTATGACGCGGAGACGACCGCGCCCGCCCTGACCGGCACCGGGGAGGACGGCCGACCCTTCGCCTTGAGCGGCCTCAAGGGGCAAACCGTGGCCGTCTTTTTCGGCTTCCTGCACTGCCCGAACATCTGCCCGACCACCCTGGCCGCCCTGGAACGGGTCCGCCAGGCCCTCCCGGAAGCGGACCGGGCCAATTTCCGCTCCGTGCTCGTCACCCTCGACCCCGCCCGGGACGACGTGGGCAAGCTGCGGGAGTACGTCCGGTTCTTCAGCCCGTCGGCCAAAGGGGTCTTCATTCCTGAACCTCAACTCGCCGACACCGCCGCCGACTGGGGCGTGGGCTACCAGAAGGCCGACGTGAAGGGCCTGAGCTACCAGATCAACCACACCACCGGCGTGTACCTGATCGACCGCGAGGGCCGGCGGCGGGTGGTCTGGGACTACACCCAGCTCACCAAGGTGGACCGTGTGGCGGCCGACGTGCGGGAGGTGATGCGGTGACGGTCCCGGCTCCCACGGTGCGCTACCCTGTGGACATGAGAACCGCTTCTCAAGACGACGCGTGCGAGGTCACCTGCGTCCACCCTGAGGCGGTCGCGCGCGCCCGCGCTGGCCTGCCCGATGCCGCATGCGTCGAGGACGCCACCACGCTCCTCAAGATCATCGCCGATCCCACCCGATTCCGCATTCTCAGCGCCCTGAACGCCGAGGAGCTGTGCGTCTGTGATCTGTCCGCCGTGGTCGGAATCAGCGAGAGTGCGGTCAGCCACCAACTTCGGCTCCTGCGCGCCCACCGCCTGGTGGCCTTTCGCAAGGAGGGGCGCGTCGCCTACTACCGCCTGCTGGACCAGCACATCAACGGGTTGATCGGCGGGGCGGTGGACCACGTGCGCGAATGAGACCCGTTTTCACCGGGCTGGCCGCGGCGCTGCTGGGGCTGCTCGGCTTGGGCGGCTGGTGGTCCGCGGGGGAACGTCGCTGGCAGGGGGACCTCTTCTGCATCGGGCGGCCTGGAACCCTCTGGAACGGGCTGGCCCCCCTGCCGCCCGGCCTGACGCCCGAGTGCCCGACGTACAGCCGGACCTACCGGGCGGAGGTTCGCCGGGGGGAGGCCCGGGTGGAGATGTACCGCCTGCCCGGGTGGCAGCCGAAAGCCCTCCTCGACCCCTTCAAACGCGCGGGGTATGGACAGCTCACCGACGACGCCCTGCCGGGCAACTACACGGCGTTTCTGGACCGGGGCGGGGAGATGCTCCAGTACCACGCCGTGCAGGAGGGGGAGACCACCCTCATCACCATCAGCGGCCAGCCGTAGCCCGCCGGGGCTTCGTCACCCCCGGCTGACCCCAAGGAGTCCTGTGGACCGTACCCTCCGACTGGCCCGGTACAGCCTGCTGCTGGGCCTGCTGATTCTCGCGCTCAAGGCGGGCGCGTACCTGCTGACCGGCAGCGTCGCGCTGTACTCCGACGCGCTGGAGAGCATTATCAACGTCGTCGCCTCCGCGGCGGCCCTCTTCGCCCTCTCGGTCGCGCGCAAGCCCGCCGACGCGGGCCACCCCTACGGCCACGCCAAGGCCGAGTATTTCTCCGCCGTGCTCGAAGGCGTCTTGATCGTCCTGGCGGCCGTGAGCATCCTTTACAGCGCGTCCCAGGACCTGAGGGCGCCCAAGCCGCTGGAGGGACTGGGGCTGGGCCTGCTCGTCTCGCTGGGGGCGACCTTGCTCAACGCGGGCTACGGGACCTACCTCGTCCGCAGCGGGCGGTGGCTGCGCTCCCCCGCCCTGGTCGCGGACGGGCAACACCTGCTCACCGACGTGGTGACGAGCGGGGGCGTCCTCGTCGGCCTGGGGCTGGTGGCGCTCACCGGCTGGACCGTGCTCGACCCGGTCATGGCGATGCTGGTGGCGCTCAACATCCTGTGGGTGGGCGGGCGGCTGGTGCGGTCGTCCGCGCGCAGCCTGCTGGACGAGGCCGCGCCCCCCGAGACGCAGGCGCTGATCCGCCGCCTGGTGGCCGAGCACGCCGAGGGGGCGCTGGAGGCGCACGACCTGCGCACCCGCCACGCGGGACGGCTGACCTTTATCGACTTCCACCTGGTGGTGCCCGAGCACCTCACCGTGGGGCAGGCCCACGCCATCTGTGACCGGCTGGAAGGGGTGATCGAGCGGGAGGTGCCGGACAGTGAGGTCACCATCCATGTGGAGCCGGAGAGCGCGGCCAAGCACCGCGGGGTGCTCGTCCTCTGATGCAGCGGGTTTCGTTCCGTGGCACTTTTCTCCTGCTGGCGTTCCTCGCCGGGGTGGGGCTCTCGTTTACCTTCCCGCCCTCGCCGCTGGGCTGGCTCGCGCCGTTGCCCCTGGCCTGGCTCTTCCGGGCCGTGGCGCGGCACCCGCCAGGCCGGGCCTTTCGCCTGACCTTCGCCTTTGCCACGGGCATTTTCGGGGC encodes:
- a CDS encoding ArsR/SmtB family transcription factor; translated protein: MRTASQDDACEVTCVHPEAVARARAGLPDAACVEDATTLLKIIADPTRFRILSALNAEELCVCDLSAVVGISESAVSHQLRLLRAHRLVAFRKEGRVAYYRLLDQHINGLIGGAVDHVRE
- a CDS encoding signal peptidase II; protein product: MRWGPLLLIAALLALEGGLKAWAAANLTPGVDRPLVPGLLHLGFTLNPGMAWGLLGGLTSPLALLRLLVGLGIVAGLLSGRLPTGRVWPLALIAAGALGNALDGLTRGAVVDYLTAPVLDVVARPLTGRPFPIFNLSDVLVCTGTLWLLLHARRMERRAGHSASDRCATSQPKENS
- a CDS encoding SCO family protein; this translates as MTAPPTRPVWQSLLWALLAVTLLLGGAWAYARLKNPFPFYGTVYDAETTAPALTGTGEDGRPFALSGLKGQTVAVFFGFLHCPNICPTTLAALERVRQALPEADRANFRSVLVTLDPARDDVGKLREYVRFFSPSAKGVFIPEPQLADTAADWGVGYQKADVKGLSYQINHTTGVYLIDREGRRRVVWDYTQLTKVDRVAADVREVMR
- a CDS encoding cation diffusion facilitator family transporter, which produces MSEHGHSHGANASARQLRLALALTGTFLVVEVIYGFLSGSLALLSDAGHMLTDVMALVLSLFAIRIGQRAADGQRTFGYRRAEILAAAVNAGALFAIGLYILFEAYRRLREPVEVQSTTMLVVAVLGLIVNLISARLLASGSEHSLNVKSAYLEVMGDLLGSVAVIVGALVIRFTGLTWVDPVLGALIGLWVLPRTWVLLRASVNVLLEGVPEGVNLDRLRAELAALPGVREVHDLHVWSVTSGLHSLTAHLVVAGQPAADLLPRVHAIAERHGIEHSTVQVEPPDTHAGHKDHLHP
- a CDS encoding cation diffusion facilitator family transporter, translating into MDRTLRLARYSLLLGLLILALKAGAYLLTGSVALYSDALESIINVVASAAALFALSVARKPADAGHPYGHAKAEYFSAVLEGVLIVLAAVSILYSASQDLRAPKPLEGLGLGLLVSLGATLLNAGYGTYLVRSGRWLRSPALVADGQHLLTDVVTSGGVLVGLGLVALTGWTVLDPVMAMLVALNILWVGGRLVRSSARSLLDEAAPPETQALIRRLVAEHAEGALEAHDLRTRHAGRLTFIDFHLVVPEHLTVGQAHAICDRLEGVIEREVPDSEVTIHVEPESAAKHRGVLVL
- a CDS encoding DUF305 domain-containing protein: MQRRVQRHGLTAWAGGVLAAAVLGVGAAVTWPRPPAEGSSEVSFARDMSAHHAQAVDMSVTLVKRAADPAIRLLAQDILLGQQAQIGQMQGWLMAWGRPLAGREAPMAGMDRARMGLASDGDVRQLRHLPVNTAQTRYLVLMRRHHQGGVAMAKSALTTVKRPEVRAFAERVVAAQTSEIQAIDALLGKRMAGGEAQPEMQPEMDGMTHE
- a CDS encoding divalent metal cation transporter produces the protein MSDALPSELERRETKQHLLRSLGPGLITGASDDDPSGIATSSQVGAQFGSGLRWSMLFSSPWMATIQEVSARLGRVTGHGIGGNLRRHDPPGWLWSVTALLIVANIINLGADSGAVRPVRVAAPRSRPRPSPFRKGELFL
- a CDS encoding DUF3105 domain-containing protein — encoded protein: MNRTVLLTLPALLALASCNRGGGEIEGVQSFQNKGGAHQEGRITYAQTPPAGGPHNPAWQNCGVYDRPLYDEYAVHSLEHGAVWLSYQPGLPADQVGALKTLVEGRSYTLLSPHESQKAPLVLTAWNRQLVVQDVSDPRVKQFLQTYEQGGEAPEIGASCSGAYNGTV